A segment of the Trifolium pratense cultivar HEN17-A07 linkage group LG7, ARS_RC_1.1, whole genome shotgun sequence genome:
GGATTGACATTCCTTTGGTGAATTTTACTACATTGCGTGATCACTTTATCCAGTTTACATCTTCCGCAGGTGGATCTTGAGCGCGTCTATCTTTTTTGCATCTCATTTGGCTTACTTGTGTTTGAGTGGTTTGGACGGAGATAAATCATTGTTTGTTCAAAGTCTCAACATGCACATCCCatcttttgttggacaagatcaagtttttctcatttaggtggttgaagacaacGAGTATTACGTTAGCTTCTAACTATCATAGCTGGTATAGTCTAGTACTTTACtctgtttgggccttgtatgctTTAATTTTGGTTTCGACTTTTCGACTCTTTGTAAACTCTTATAGTCTACCTCGATACGTCTTATGTTGGGGgttgtttttgttaatatatcccattttgacttgttaaaaaaaactaaaataaataaaaacaattttgcaGGGTAATTCTACGTCCAAATAATTGACTCTATctaaactaatatatttatttaaaaatatttaaaattgaatttctttattttGGTGCATAGACTATTCCGACAACTCTTACTATTTGTGGTACATATACTATTACGACAACtctcacattttttttcttttgtttgttattgACAACTCTCGCATATAGAAGAGCCTATAATACGTGTCACTAATCCCGTTTGGCCAAAAAAATTTAGGtgtaaaagttattttaattcTAAAATTAGAAGTAATagctttaaaattaaaattgtttcacaaatcttattttctaaaaaaaatattaaaagttttttttattatattagaattaaatgatatgtttgataatatattataattttttgaaataaataaaatattaaaaatgatcAAATTTTCACAAAACATAATTAAcattaagtttgtttttttataaacaataactttttttaaaaaaatataaacaaaaaaaaaattaaaagagattaatAAGATAATTAATAGTAAAGCTTTTACTAAGTTCgtaaacaaaaacataaaataaataaataaataaaatatgttccTGGCAAAATTCGAAGAGGCGTGATTTGACAAAACTTCCGAAAAGTTATTGCAAAGTAACACCAGCTTATTTTGAAGAGCTgtgttatttaaacacaaatttgATCGACACGTATTTGACAATgtataaatataagagaaaatgagTGTGCACGGTGACTCACCTTGCCTAACCATAGAGCCGGCCCTGCTTAACTAATACTCTCGAAACACtatttagtattttcataataTTGTGGTCTTCCTTTTTTGAACCCTTTTTAGAAACAGGTCCATATATTAAAAGCACTCAACATACAATCAATTTAGACAATTCTTTTTATTGGATGGACTAAAAAATATcattacaattacaattaaaCGGGTCCATATATTAAAAGCACTCAACATACATTTAACTATTGGATGGACTATAATTAATCGATTTTCTACGTGTAGCCGGAGTTTCGGACTAGATTATCTGACTTCAAAGGGACAGGAATTTGACCTGACTTGTTTATGCATgttgacatatatatatagcattaattagcAACATAATAATAAGAGTATCATATTGCAAGCTTATATTTGCTCTTTTCTATATTTGATGAAAATATATCTTCCCAAGTTATTATGCTATGAAGACACTCGTGatttattttaatcattcagTTTATCATCATGTCCCCTAATTAAGATAAAAAGCTAGCACTTAATGAATCTAGAGGCATTTTTCAATATATGCATGCCATGCCTCAATAATGTCAACATCAACAACTTCTTCTATATTTAGACTATATCAAAGTCGAGGCGAAAAATATTTCTTGCTTAAGGCTGTGGATTTATAAATATCAAAATCATGTGATGTATATTCATTGAAAAGCCGCCTCTagcatttatttaattttcataaaagGATATTTTAAAAGAGTGTTTACCTTGAAAAAAAACTTAGAACAACAAATGCAAATTTTTGTTGTActctatttaattttaaaaatgacaaaaaGGCTCAACAAAACATGGGTTAGAGAAtggataaaaatataaatttagtcCATTAAATTTtgagataattttatttttttaacaattatttctttgcttttttttttttttgataatctaCGTAAAAATTCTTTGATAAGAATACCAACTATATATTTTGacattgcttttttttttttcctctttaccactaaataaaattatatatactagcgggccaggcaggcgcgttatgtacccaaaaaaaaagatatgccttatgttatggtgagtttgttaataaaagatttttgttgctactaaaaaaaagcaaggataatgttggtattatgaaaattctaccccaaaactcatgtattctttttatatattatagtatagaatagatatagatgaaaaaaccataaaaaaaaaaagagaggaagttaagggcaattatggaataattaaaaaaccataaaggaagttaagggcaaaatggaccaaaaaaaatccagctcaaactcccttatcccctttatatattgttatagaagtatagaatagatatagatgaaaaaaccataaaaaaaaaagagaggaagttaagggcaattatggaataattaaaaaaccatcaaggaagttaagggcaaaatggaccaaaaaaaatccagcccaaactcccttatcccctttatatattgttatagataattaaaaaaccataaaggaagttaagggcaaaatggaccaaaaaaaatccagtccaaactcccttatcccctttatatattgttatagataattaaaaaaccataaaggaagttaaaggcaaaatggaccaaaaaaaatccagtccaaactcccttatcccctttatatattgttatagatatatatatgtgtgtgtgtgtgatatttcaaattttgtcaCTTTTTCACTTTTTCATTTCGGATTAAATGAGTTATTTTAATTAACacacaaatttcaaaattcaattcaatattaTGACTTCATTGGGTTGAAAAAATGTTTATAGACCTGTGTTATCTACTACAAAACCTATTTTCCTAAATGTATATACTTTAATGAGGCCGTTTAATATACATCGGATTtaaaggttaattttttttttctatcggTTTAGTATTTAGAAATTCTACTCTAAACATGGATAAGTGGGTTGTCCGAGATTCGAACAACAACCACTACATATAAAATACGATGTCCCGCCAACTGAGTTATGTTCACGGGACGTTTAAAGGTAAACTTTACGGTGGTTAAAATatggattaaatatgttttttatccttatataatattttattttttatccctgtaaaaatttaaaagtggtATGTTTTGTTCTCTAGAAAATTTTAATCGATGAAGTTTTAGTCTCATAACGACTCAAACATCTTACTATTtagattattttattatattggCATATATGATCCtcttaaaaacttaaaacaacatttttgtttcatattttaaattataaactctatTTGAACGGAATAGGAGTAGCTTCCAAAGCAAAAATCGATATATGTATTTTCAAACGGAATAGTTCAAACTTTATTTTCTTGATATTTGACAAATAGTTCAATCTTTTAGCCTATTCAATCACTTGTATGTATTTAATTCCTTCCTAAATAGGTAAGATAtacttttcttctttcatttatCATGAGAATTAGGAGTACTACTATTACAATAGAGCAAGTCTAGCCATCCAACATAAATCATAAATGTAACAAGTCAAACAACATGACTTGACCAACATGAAAATTACGTATAATACATATGACTCTTTACACCAATAGAAGGTTCTCCGTTTCATTGAAATTCTTCTATGACTTTTTTTGTGATtcattctccttttttttttatatatatatatgtatatcttTAGTTACTATTTATTAGACACTACAAATAGagaaaaaccaaaagcattcacacacacacatagagtgagaaaatatattaatcatatGGGTTTTAACGAAGATTTCAACATGGATCataatgaatatgttgttgatgatgatgaagatgttcCACTTCCTGGATTTAGATTCCATCCAACTGATGAAGAACTTGTTACTTTTTATCTTAGAAGGAAACTTGATAAGAAACCTATTGCTATTGATCTCATCAAACAAATTGATATATACAAATATGATCCTTGGGATCTTCCAAGTATGTCTTCACTCTCTAGTtatatcttcttcttttttttcttttttaattttattgattcttctatttttcttaaatttacAAGTTTTGaagattaattaatttcttacaagataaaattcctattgaagataataataattttcaattcCAACTAAAACACAAGCTTAAGgaaaaaatgaagaagatgaagaaatatgGTGATAATTTTTTAAAGCACTAAGACATGGTTTCATAAGCTATAggtcaagtttttttttctcctaaCCTTCAAATTTTTGTTGAAAGGGGAACCTTATAATCtcgagttcaattttttttttatgaaatcaaGTATTGTGACATGattaaagaaaaaactaaattaatgataaaaattataaaaatatatagaacgCTTTTTAGAATTAATTATATTCCAACAACTCTCTATATATGTAAGATTTCATGCATCAATTACACATCTATACAACATAGTGCAACACCataactttttttcttcacttatttttctttttgttcttcacTTATAATTTCATATATACATTATACAGAATCAAGTGTACCTGGAGCAGAGAAAGAAGCATACTTTTTTTGCAAAAGAGGGAGAAAATATAAGAATAGCATAAGGCCAAATAGAGTAACTGGCTCTGGATTTTGGAAAGCAACAGGAATAGACAAACCAATATACTCAAATGGAGGAGAAGGAAAAGATTGTGTTGGACTCAAAAAAACACTTGTTTACTATCGTGGTAGTGCTGGCAAAGGCACTAAAACTGATTGGATGATGCATGAATTTCGTTTCCCTTCTAAAATTATTGATGCCAACACTAATCTTCCATATGCTAAGAATTTTGATGTTGATAATGCTCATGAAGCTGTAAGTAATttgcattatatatttttataatttttttatgatccAATATTTTTTCACTTCTCCTTCCTATCTAGTCacatttttcactttttcttgGAACATAAGAGTATACATTAtttgactaaaaattaaaattagttgATAATGTGTGTCTAATATTATAAGATATGGCTTAGAAGTGTGTTTATGAGGGAAAATTATTCCTCATCGTCAATTTTATAGAGTTGAGACTTATCccaaatttaaatatagttaTTCAGTTGCTCAGATTATACTCTAGGTATCTGGATGCGAGATAATCTTATATTCAGTGTCTCATATTTAATGAGATATGACCTAAAATTTACGGAGTCTAAATTTTAAGAGCGATTAAAATGTACACTAGAACTGGCTCTTGGACTACTTGATGCCTGAACTGTCCTTCGgatcagattaaactggtggtgaaagcccaAAAAAATGTAACGCTAGAAAAATATATAGCTAGAGtgcatttattttaaataagtaAAATGTTAGTAGAAATGAAAAGCTACTTATGATCATTACAATCAAGTTTTCTATTTTACAtaagaaaagtaaaagaaaataaatatatatgtaattCTTAACTAAATCTTTTTcatattaaacaaaaatgtCCTAATGATTTTTCTTTATGACATGCAGGAAATTTGGACATTGTGTAGAATTTTCAAGAG
Coding sequences within it:
- the LOC123899699 gene encoding transcription factor JUNGBRUNNEN 1-like — its product is MGFNEDFNMDHNEYVVDDDEDVPLPGFRFHPTDEELVTFYLRRKLDKKPIAIDLIKQIDIYKYDPWDLPKSSVPGAEKEAYFFCKRGRKYKNSIRPNRVTGSGFWKATGIDKPIYSNGGEGKDCVGLKKTLVYYRGSAGKGTKTDWMMHEFRFPSKIIDANTNLPYAKNFDVDNAHEAEIWTLCRIFKRNVSQRKPQMAEVKSFATKRQAIQEKRSRMDSNMEFNINQQTYINFGESHEQHHHNEDKPINNYAISDQRNQFHVDQLSSSVPHQPQQNNVTQYSNFWINQPANELLSFDNWDELGSVVKFAVDSPSL